In the Primulina eburnea isolate SZY01 unplaced genomic scaffold, ASM2296580v1 ctg739_ERROPOS11973397, whole genome shotgun sequence genome, one interval contains:
- the LOC140822122 gene encoding uncharacterized protein, translating into MKNQQSFRNSGAYTSPGTPDYGDGNVGVTLKSWHSERIPLPTNSNRSHISAAALMPFNSGRALPSKWDDAERWITSPISGNASCKTSLAQSQRRQKSKSGPQDLGYFSNYSPIVPVLEGGNVRNYTANSPLTTGVLVPDGFHVHYNRGIFEKSNSLYAESSMTWNSSVPGLSDLLSETSVPSSQDYKLDSTKGEEALVSRTVSRRDMATQMSPEGSSHSSSKGRLSFSALTSGISTFLIPDRSTPAAKDEIRDVQVDKGTTTLRHSKKQVMRKLKYSTNVDDLPLPWSITEASRNTSRLQREEAKITAWENLQKAKAEAAIQKLEMNLEKKRSKSMDKIFDKLRAAQMKAQAMRHLPSENNATRATHRSRKGISLVKYFETCSFCHHCVCRES; encoded by the exons ATGAAGAATCAACAGTCATTTAGGAACTCAGGTGCCTATACGAGCCCTGGAACGCCAGATTATGGTGATGGTAATGTGGGAGTAACACTTAAAAGCTGGCATTCAGAGCGAATACCATTGCCAACAAATAGTAACCGGAGTCATATTAGTGCTGCTGCTTTGATGCCCTTTAATAGTGGGCGTGCTTTGCCTTCGAAATGGGATGATGCTGAGAGATGGATCACGAGCCCAATTTCCGGTAATGCTTCTTGCAAGACCTCATTAGCGCAGTCTCAAAGGCGACAAAAATCGAAGAGTGGGCCTCAGGATCTTGGGTACTTCTCGAACTATTCTCCCATTGTGCCCGTGCTTGAAGGTGGGAATGTGAGGAATTACACAGCAAATTCGCCGCTCACAACTGGAGTGTTGGTCCCAGATGGGTTCCATGTTCACTATAATCGTGGGATTTTCGAAAAATCAAATTCTTTGTATGCAGAAAGTAGTATGACTTGGAATAGTAGCGTGCCTGGATTGTCAGATTTGCTTAGTGAAACTTCAGTGCCAAGCTCTCAAG ATTATAAACTTGACAGCACCAAGGGCGAAGAAGCATTGGTTTCGCGAACTGTTTCACGGAGGGATATGGCAACTCAAATGAGCCCAGAGGGAAGTTCTCATTCATCTTCCAAGGGGCGGTTGTCGTTCTCTGCCTTAACTTCTGGAATCTCTACTTTCTTGATTCCGGACAGGAGTACTCCTGCAGCTAAAGATGAAATCAGGGATGTTCAGGTGGACAAAGGCACGACTACATTGAGGCACTCAAAAAAACAAGTAATGAGAAAATTGAAATACTCGACCAATGTTGACGACTTGCCTTTGCCTTGGAGTATCACAGAGGCGTCAAGAAACACATCGAG ATTGCAAAGAGAGGAAGCCAAGATCACAGCTTGGGAGAACTTGCAGAAGGCAAAAGCGGAGGCAGCTATTCAGAAACTCGAG aTGAATCTTGAAAAGAAGAGATCAAAATCGATGGACAAAATCTTTGACAAACTCAGAGCTGCACAGATGAAAGCTCAAGCTATGAGACATTTACCCTCAGAAAATAATGCAACACGAGCTACTCACAGGTCGCGTAAAGGGATTTCCTTGGTTAAATATTTTGAGACGTGCTCTTTTTGCCATCACTGTGTCTGCCGTGAAAGCTAG